The region GTGGCGAATCTGCCGCGAAGCGAGCCAAAAGCGCACGGCGAGGGTCAAAACGAGGACGGATACAAACAAAATCGAAAACGCGAGTGAATACATTCTGTGCCTGTGAGAAAATGGCTGATTATTTAGTTTGATTAGGCCAAGAGAGAATTATGTCACAAGCGACCGACTTATCTGCACCCACCTCTGCATCCACTCCCGCACCCACGGTGCCGGCACGTCCAAACGAGATGAACCTGGTCTGGGTCGACATGGAAATGACGGGCCTGGAGCCCGATACCGACCGCATCATCGAGGTGGCGGTGGTGGTGACGGACATGCACTTGAACCTGCTGGCCGAAGGCCCCGTGTTCGTGATTCACCAGTCGGATGAAACCCTGAACAAGATGGATGCCTGGAACAAGGGCACGCACGGCCGCTCGGGCCTGATCGACAAGGTGAAAGCGTCGACCGTGACGGAAGCGCAGGCGGAGGCGGAACTGATCGCGTTCCTGAAGAAATACGTACCGGCAGGCAAGTCGCCCATGTGCGGCAACACCATCGGCCAGGACCGCCGCTTCATGGTGCGCGGCATGCCGAAGCTGGAAGCGTTCTTCCACTATCGCAATGTCGACGTATCGACACTCAAAGAACTGTGCAAGCGCTGGAAGCCTGAAATCGCCACCGGTTTCAAGAAGCACCAGAAGCACACGGCGCTGGCCGATATTCTGGAATCGGTCGAAGAGCTGAAATACTACCGCGAGCACTTCATTAAATTGTAATGTGTTGTCGGCTTACGCGCTGCGCGCTAAGCCGACCTACGGGGCATTACCTCCGCTTTCGTAGGTCGGCGTTGGTCGGCGTAGGTCGGCTTAGCGCCCTGGCGCGTAAGCCGACACATCCACCGCCTCAAAGACAAGACTGTGCCAAGCCTCATCCTCATCCTGCCACTCCAGCGCAAACGCCCCCGTTTGCCGTAAAGCCGTGATCCAGCGCACTTCGCCAGGCTGGCGGAAATATGCCGCGCACTGGCCGAACCCCTGTTCCAGCCGGCAAATCACCAATCCTTCTCCCGCCACGGCGCACCATTGTTCATGGCCATCGATCAAGGCCACGGCAGGATCGCCATAGAACTCGCCCACGCTGGCTTGCCGGCCATCGGCCGCCGTCACCGTGGCGTGTTCGTATTCATGCTGGACACTATATTCGGCGCTGCGCGCCAATTCCTGCTGAGTCATGCGGTCTCCACTATTGGCCAGACGGTTTCCTGGTCGGCGCGCGCCTCGGCGATCAGCCATTCGCAGAAGGCATGCACGAGGGGCCGTGTTTCCGCCTGGGGCGAGCGCAGCAGATAATAGCAGTGGGGGCCGCGCACGGCGTGTTCGAACACGCGCACCAGCCGGCCCGAGCGCAGGTCGTCGCCGATCAGGGGGCTGGCGGCGATGGCCACGCCCTGGCCGCTGGCGGCCGCGTCCAGGCACAGATAGGTGTGCGAAAAGCGCGCGCCGCTGTTGCCGCTATTGCCGCTGTAGTGCACGCCGCAGCTGTGCAGCCAGCGCGTCCAGTCGATTTCGCCGGGCAGATGCACTTCCGGCTCGTCGTGCAGCAGCGGGTAGCGCAGCAGGTCGCCGGGCTGGCGCAGGCTGGCGGCGTTGGCGCGGAAATCGGGGCTGCAGACGGCGGAAAACCATTCTTCCATCAATAAATCCACTTTGAGGCCCGGATAGCGGCCCGGTCCCAGGCGGATGGCCACGTCCACGCCATCGCGCGCCAGGTCGACCGGATGCATCGACGCCAGCACGCGCAGCTCGATCTGCGGATAGCGGTCGCGCAGGCGGCCCAGGCGCGGCATCAGCCAGCGCGAGACGAGCGAGCTGGTGGCCGTCACCGTCACCACCTTGTCGTCGCCCTGGCGCCGCGCCTGCTCGGACACGTCGGCCAGCTGGTTGAGGATCGGCCCCAGCGAGGCCGCATAGCGCTGCCCAGCATTGGTCAGCACCACGCCGCGCGGCAGGCGCTGGAACAGCACGATGCCGAGCCATGCTTCCAGCTGTTTCACGTGGTGGCCGATGGCGCCGGCCGAGACGTGCAATTCTTCGCCCGCGCGCTGGAAGCCTTCATGGCGGGCGGCCGCCTCGAAAGCGTGCAGGGCGGCGAGTGGGGGCAAGGGACGTGACATGGCACTCTCAAGAGAATTGAGCCTCAGTAATATTCGGCCTATCCGTGAAGAATATTGGTTTGTTTCATTTTGCGCAAGCGAATATGATGCCGCTTATGTGTGAAGCGACCCGCAATAGGATTCACGCATGTATTTCACGTACGCATCACCTTCCAGCCTTGCTTGGCATTAATATTTACAACGCCTGGGAAAACCGTCGCGAGCGGCAGTGATTTGTGGCCGAGAAGCGCAACCGTACTTCAGTACGGTGAGCATCGCCGGCCGCAAAGCGCGACGCGCAGCAGGTTTACCCTGGCGTACTCAAAGAGGTTTAGTCATGTCTGATCGCCGCGCTGTTGCGCTGGTGTTGCTGTCGGCCGCCGGTTTCGGCAGTTCCGCAGTGTTTGCCAAGGCGGCATATGCGTCCGGGGTCAACCCGTCGACCATGCTGGCCTTGCGTTTCGTCATCGCCGCCATGCTCTTGCTGCCGCTCGTGTGGCTCGGTGGCTGGCGCTTGCCGCGCGGCCGCCTGCTGGCCGGCTACATGCTGATGGGCCTGATGTACACGGCCCAGTCGCAAGGCTATTTCAATGCCCTGATGTATGCCAGCAGCGGCCTGTGCGGCATGTTGCTGTATGTGTATCCCGTGCTGGTGACGATCCTCGCGCTGGCGCTGGGCTGGGAAAAGCTGGACCGCCGCATGCTCGTGCTGATGGCGCTGGCCATTGCCGGCATGGCCATCACCCTGGGCGGCAAGCTGCAGGGCCAACCCATCGGCATCGCGCTGGCATTGATGGCCGCCGGGGTGTATGCCGTGTACATCCTGTTTGGCAACAGCCTGTCGAAAAGCCGCGAGAATATTCACCCATTGGCCGCCTGCGTGGTGATCCTGGGCACGGCCGGCCTGTCGAACAGCGCGATTGCCTTGTGGCAAGGCGTGTCTTTGCCGGGCACGGCGACGGGCTGGCTGGCCGTCAGCGCCATCGCCCTGTTCTCGACGGCCATCGCGATTGCCGCCTTCTTTGCCGGCGTGGCGCAAATCGGCGCGGCCAAGGCGTCCATCATTTCCACGTTTGAACCCGTCATCACGATGGCGTTCGGCGTGACCTTGCTGAAGGAATCCGTGAGCGGCACGCAATTGCTGGGCGGCGCCATGGTGCTGGCCGCCGTCGTCTTGCTGGCGCAGCGTCCCACTGCCAAGCCGGTCTCCATGCCGGCCGTGCAAGCGAGCGCCTGACCTTTTTTCCCGAACTGATCGGTTGTATTGATCGGTCTCCTTTGCGCCGCGACGGGTTTCCTGTCGCGGCGCTTTTTTTTGGCCGCGCACAAATAACTCTTGATTGCGAATGATTCTCATTTATAATTGATTTCAAGATTCCCCACCACCAGCCAGCCCATGCCAGCCAGTGTTCGCCTTGAAAGGAGACACCGTGACGAGCATGCCCCCTATTTGCAACACCGAGCTGGTCGCCAGCGAATTTGCCCGCCTGCGCCGCGAAAAGAAAGCCCGCCACCGCGACATCGCCGAGGAACTGGCCATTTCCGAAGGCGAGCTGATCGCCGCGCATGCGGGCCTGTCGCTGGCCGATGGCGCCTTGCTGGGCGCCGAGCGCCTGCAGGCCGACTGGCCCGCCATCGTCCAGGCGCTGGAGCCGCTGGGCGAAGTCATGGCGTTGACGCGCAACGCTTCGTGCGTGCATGAAAAGACGGGTGTCTATCGAAAAGCTAGTCACAACAACCACGTGGGCCTGGTGCTCGGCGGCGACATCGACTTGCGCGTGTTTTACCGCCAGTGGGCGCATGGCTTTGCCGTTCGCGAGATGGGAGAAAAGGAAGTGCAGCGCAGCCTGCAATTTTTCGATGCTGCCGGCCACGCCGTGCACAAGATTTTTCTCAAGCCGCAAAGCGACGTGGCCGCCTACGATGCGCTGGTGACGCGCTTCGCCGACGCGGACCAGGCGGCCGGCATCGCCGTGACGGCAGCGGCGGCGCCGCCGGCCGAATTGCCCGACGCGCAGATCGACGTGGCCGGCTTTCGCGCCGCCTGGGCCGATTTGCGCGACACGCATGAATTTTTCACTTTGCTGAAAAAATATTCGGTCTCGCGCCTGCAAGGCCTGCGCCTGGCCGAGGCGCGCTTCGTGCAGCAGCTCGACAAATCCTGCGTGCTCGACCTGCTCAATAACGCCGCCCTCGAAAAGGTGGCCATCATGGCCTTCGTCGGCAATGCCGGCATGATCCAGATCCATTCGGGGCCCGTGCACAAGATCGCCGTGATGGGGCCGTGGATCAATGTCCTCGACACGCGCTTCAACCTGCATTTGCGCGAAGACCATATCGCCAGCGCGTGGGTGGTGAAAAAGCCGACCGTCGATGGCCTGGTGACGTCGGTGGAACTGTTCGACGCCAAGGGCGACACCATCGTCATGTTCTTCGGCGAACGCAAGCCGGGCGTGCATGAACTGTGCGAATGGCGCAACGTCGTCGAGCGCGTGCTGCAGGAGGGCGAACTATGCGCCGCATGATCGCCGCCAGCGTGGCGCGCCGCATCGCGCTGAAAAAAATGGGGGCGGGCGCGCTGGCGCTGGCCGCGCCGATGCAGGTGCTGGCCGCCGTGTCCGACGCGGCCAAGCCGGTGATCAAGGCGCGGCGCATCGTCAGCGTCGGCGGCGCCCTGACGGAAATCGTCTATGCGCTCGAGGCGCAGGGCGAACTGGTGGGCGTCGATACCACCTCGCTGTATCCGGCCGTGGCGCAACAGCTGCCGCAGGTCGGTTATGCGCGCACCCTGTCGGCCGAGGGCGTGCTGTCGCTGGCGCCCACGCAGCTGATCGCCACCGAGGAAGCGGGACCGTCGGCGGTGCTGCGCCAGGTGCGCGACGCGGGCGTGCCGGTGGCGGTGCTGAACGCGAATAACCAGTTCGAAGGTTTGATTGAACGGGTCAAACAGGTGGGCCAGATCATGGGCCGTGCCGACCCCGCCGCGCGCCTGGCGCAAGCCTTGCAGCAGCAGTGGGACGGCGCCCTGGGCAAGGTGCGCCAGCGCCAGCATGCACCCGTGCGCGTGCTGTTCATCCTCGCCCATGCGCCGAACCAGGTGATGGTGGGCGGGCGCGAGACGGGCGCCGACGCCATGCTGGCGTATGCGGGCGCCGTCAACGTGATGGGCGGGCAGGGTGGATTCGCCGGCTACAAACCGCTGACGCCCGAAGCCGTGATCGCCGCGCGGCCCGACGTCGTGCTCGTCACGGACCAGGGCTTGAAGGCCTCGGGCGGCGTGGACGGCATCCTGAAACTGCCAGGCCTGGCGCAGACGCCGGCCGGGCGCAAGCAGCGCATCGTGTCGCTGGAAGCCATGCTGCTCTTGGGCTTCGGCCCGCGCATGCCGCAGGCGCTGGCGGAACTCGACGCCGCCTTCGCGAAAGCCATGACTGCATGAACGTGCGCGCGATGACGCCGGCAGTGTCCTGGCCACGCTGGGGTGCTGGCGGCATGCTGGCTGTGGCGTTGTTTGCCGGTCTGCTCATCGCCGTGCAGGCGGGCGCCGTGTCCGTGACGCTGGCCGACTGGCTGGCGCCGTTTCAAGCGGGCGACGATGCATTGTCCGGCGGCGCGTATGTGCTGTGGCATATCCGTTTGCCGCGCGCCCTGTTCGCCATCCTGATCGGCGCCGCGCTGGCGCTGGCCGGCGGCCTGACGCAAGGGCTGTTTCGCAATCCGCTGGCCGATCCGGGGCTGCTGGGCGTGAGCAGCGGCGCCGCCTGCGCGGGCGCGGCCACCATCGTCTTCGCCGCCAGCCTGCACGTGGCGCCCGAGCTGCGCGTGTGGCTGCTGCCGGGGGCCGCGTTTGGCGGCGCCATGCTCATTTGCGTGCTGCTCGACCGGGTCGCCCGTTGGGCCACCCCCGGTTCCATCGTCGGCCTGCTGTTGACGGGCGTGGCGCTGAACGCCATCACGGTGGCCGTCATGGGCCTGTGCATCTACCTGGCCAGCGACGACCAGCTGCGCACCCTGACTTTCTGGACCCTCGGTTCGCTGTCGGCCGGCAGCTGGCGCCAGGTGGCGGCTTTGCTGCTGGTGCTGGCCGGCGCGCTGTGGGCCACGCGCTTCCTGATGCGCTCATTGAACGCGCTGGCGCTGGGCGAGGCGCAGGCGCTGCATGTGGGCATCGACGTGGGCCGGCTGCGCACGCAGGTCATCGTGCTGGTGGCCGTGCTGACGGGCTTTGCCGTCGCCTGGTGCGGCGGCATCGGTTTTATCGGCCTGATCGCGCCGCACCTGGTGCGCACCTGGCTGGGCGCCGACCAGCGCCGTGTGCTACCGCTGTCCATGCTGGCCGGCGGCTTGCTGCTGCTGTTGGCCGACACCCTGGCGCGCACGGTCGCCATTCCCGCGGAAGTCCCCGTCGGCATTTTCACGGCCTTGCTGGGCGGGCCATTTTTTCTGATGCTGTTGCGGCGCTTCCGCCACGGCACCGCCTAGAGGTGAACATGACGCCCCTGCTGGAACTCTCCTTCGCCACCACCCAACTGGGCCAGCAGTATTTCGGCCCCTTCAATGTGCGGGTGGCGCCCGGCGAACGTATCGCCATCCTCGGCCCCAGCGGCGCCGGCAAGTCGACCCTGCTCAAACTGATGGCGCGCGAACTGCAGCCGCAGGCGGGCCAGGTGGCGTTCGCCGGCCGTCCCCTGGCGCAGTGGCCGCTGGCCGACCTGGCGCGGTGCCGCGCCGTGTTGCCGCAAGGCTCGCACGTGGCCTTCGGATTGCAGTGCGAACTGGTGATCGGCCTGGGAAGAGTGGCGCGCCTGGTCGACCCGCAATTGGGACGGATCGTGCAGGACGCCGCCGCCCTGGCGCACGCCGGGAATTTGCTGGGCCGGCGCCTGGACACTTTATCCGGCGGCGAACAGGCGAGGGTGCAGCTGGCGCGTATCTTCGCGCAGATGTGGGATGTCAAAGATGGCTTGATACTCGTCGACGAACCGCTGGCGGCGCTCGATCCCGGCCTGCAGTTCGATCTGCTCGACAGCCTGCAGCAGTTCTGCACCGCACGCGGCCACGCCGTCATCGCCATCCTGCACGACATCAATCATGCCTTGCTGGGTTTCGAGCGCCTGCTGCTGGTGCGTTCGGGCCAGTTGGTCGCCGACATCGCCAGCGATGCCGGCGCCGTGCCCGCCCTGGCCGCGCTGTACGGCATCGCCCTGACGACGGCCACCAGCAGCGATGGCCACGTGTGCGTCATCCCTGCCAGAAGCGCCGTGCGCCGGGCCGCCTAGATTGCTACCACACGTCCACCGCGCGCGGCCGCGCCATCTGGCCGCTGCCCAGCAGCCACACCATCAGGGCCTCGGCCTGTTCGCGCGTGGCCGCCACTTCCTGCAGGATGCCGAAGGCTTTCATGGCGCCGGCCGCCATCGCCTGCAGGCGCGCGCGCCGTTCCGCATCCGCCTCGATGGACACGAGGCCCCGGCAAAGGGTGGCCAGCGCCACCTTGTTGTGCTTGAGCCACAGGCCGCGCCGCTTGCGGTCGACGTGCGCTTCATCGCTGCGCTCCTCTTCGAACAGCATGACGAACGGTACACCATGACGCAGCAGGGCGTCCATGTCGTTTTCCCACAGCGGGGCATAGCCGGTGACGGCCGTTTCAGGGCGAAAGCGCACGATGGGAAAGTCGCTGACGTCGTGGATGGAAAAATGGGCGGGATTCGGTTTCATGGCGTGCTTCCTTGTGAGGTGCTTGAAAAGGCTTGCCAGCCGCCGCCCAGCGCCTTGTAGACCTGGACCAGCGACAGCGAGGCGGTGGCGCGGCTGTCGACCAGCGCCGCTTCGTTGTTCAATAAGGTGTTTTGCACGTGCAGCACATTGATCAGGTCCGTGCCGCCCTGGCGGTATTGCAGCTCCGCGCTGCCCAGCGCGCGTCGTCCCTGCTTGACGGCTTCATCGAGGCTGGCCTGGCGGCGCTGGTTCGCCTGGTAGCCAGACAGCGCGTCTTCCACTTCGTGCCAGGCGGCCAGCACGGTCTGGCGGTAGGCGATGGCCGCTTCCTGCTGCTGCGCCTCGCGCAATTGCAGCTTGCCGCGCAGACGGCCGCCATCGAACAGGGGCACGCTGAAGCCGGGACCGAAGGCAAAGCGTTTGGCGTCCCAGCCGATGTCGGACAGCTGCATCGCTTGCAGGCCGATGCTGCCCGAGAGCGTGATGCGCGGATAAAAATCGCCTTGCGCCACGCCGATGGCGGCCGTGGCCGCGTGCAGCTGCGCTTCGGCGCGGCGGATGTCGGGCCGCCGCTCGGCCAGGCTGCTGGGTACGCCCAGCTGCACCTGCATGGCCACAACAGGGATCTCCTTGCTGGCCGCCAGTTCCGCCCGCAGCGACTGCGGCGGCAACGCCAGCAAGAGGGCGAGGGCATTGCCCAGGCGCGCTTCGCGCTGCTGCAGCGGCGGCAACCGCGCTTCGATGGTGGCGACATGGGCCGCCGCCTCGGCCTCGTCGAGCTGCGTCGCCGCGCCTTCGCGCAGGCGGATGCGGGTCAGGTTCAAGGTATGGCGGGCGATATCGAGCAGCTGCTGCGTGATGGCCAGGGTCTGCTGCGCGCCGCGCAGCTCGATGTAGTCGCGCGCCGTCTCGGCCAGCACGGCCAGCAGCACGCCGCGTTGCGTTTCCTGGGCCGCGTCGACGCGCGCGTCAGCCGCTTCCACTTCGCGCCGCACGCGGCCCCACAGGTCCAGCTCCCAGGCCGCATCGAGATTGCTTTGCCACAGGCTGTAGGCGGACTGGCCGTTGTTGCGCGACGGGTCGCTCAAGCCTTGTTCGCTGTTACGCGCGCGGCCATAGCTGCCATTTGCGCCCAGCGACGGGCCTTGCGCGGCGCCGATGACTCCGCGCGCGGCGCGACTCTGTTCCAGTCGGCTGGCGGCCGCCAGCACGTCGAGATTGGCGCCGGCGGCGCGCTGCAGCAGGGACGACAGAGTCGTGTCGCCAAAGCTGTCCCACCAGCGCTGCTCGATGGCGCCATCCTGTGCCGCCGCGAAGCGGGCATCTTCCGCCTGACGCCATTGCTGACCCAGGTCATGGTGCGGACGCTGGAAGTCGGTGCCGACGCTGGCGCAGCCGGCCAGACCCAGGGCCGTGATGAGTATCAGTGCTTTCATCGCGCGCTCACCTGTGTCAATGCTTGACGGCGCATGGCTGTATCGATGCGCACTTCGGCCGACATTCCCACGCGCAGGCGCTGTTCGCCATCCTGGCCCGGATCGAGCGCGATCCGCACGGGGATGCGCTGCACCACCTTGGTGAAGTTGCCGGTGGCGTTTTCCGGCGCGATGGCGGCAAACGTCACGCCCGTGGCGGGCGCGATGCTGTGCACCGTGCCGTGCAGGAGTGCGCCCGGGTAGGCGTCGACGGCGATGCTGGCGCGCTGGCCCTGGCGCACGTGCGTCAGCTGGGTTTCCTGCAGGTTGGCGACGACGAAGCTGCGGTTCAGGGGCACCACGGCCATCAGGCTGGCGCCAGGCGCCACGAGGGCGCCGACGCGCACGGCGCGGCGTCCCACGATGCCGTCGATGGGGGCGTGCAGCTGCGTATGCGACAGATCCAGTTCGGCCCGTTGCAGGCTGGCCTTTGCGCGCAGCAGGGCCGCTTCGGCCGCGCCTTGCTGCGCTTGCAAAATGTCCGTCTGCTTGCGCGTGGCGACGAGGGCGGCGCGGTTTTGCGCCAGGCGCGCGCGGCTCACGTCGAAGCGCGATTGCGCCTGCTGCGCGTTCTGCACGCTGCCCGCGCCCTGGCCGGCCAGGTGCGTTGACCGGGCCAGTTCCTGCTGCGCCAGTTTGTCTTCCGCCTGGTTGGCGTCGACCAGGGTGCTGGCTTGTTCGATCACCGATTGCTGGCGCTGCACCGTGGCGCGGGCAGTGGCCAGCTGCGCTTCGGCGCCCGCGACTTCGGCGCGGGCCGAGGCGGCGGCGGCCTGGTAATCTCGGTCGTCGATGCGCGCCAGCAGCTGGCCCGCCTTGACAGCCTGGTTGTCTTCCACCAGCACATCGCGCACGATGCCGCCCACCTTGGGCGAGAGCACGGTGTAGTCGGCGCTGACGAAGGCGTCGTCGGTGCCTTCTTCGCTGGGGGAAAACAGCAGTTGCCAGGCGCAGAAGGCGAGGGCGCCGGCCAGCAGGGCCAGGCCGAGAAGAAAGGCGCGCGAGCGTAGTATGGGTTTTTGCATGGTGAAGCTCTTTCGTAAAATGAAAATCAAGCGGCGCGCGGCGGATAGACGCGCGTCGGCAGGATGGGGATGATCACAATCATGGCCAGCGCGATGGCGGCCACGGTGAGGTACAGGTCGGACGAGGTCAGGGTGACGACTTGCGCGTGCATGCGCTGTGCCAGCCCTGGCACATCGACGGCGTCCGGCAGATTGCCCAGGCGTTCGCTGAGCACCGTCGAATGAAAATGGTTGCGGCGCGTGATCAGCGCATCGAGCACGCCGGTGGCGACGACGGCCGACATGCCCTTGATGGTGTTGAACCAGGCCGAGGCGAACGGGCCATCCTGCGGCGCCAGGCCCGTGGTGGCCAGCAGCAGCAAGGGAATCACGGCCATTGGTTGCGCGAAGATCTGCACCGCTTGCAGCAGGTAGAAATGCGTGCGGATCCAGTCGGGCGACATGCGCGCGCCGAGCACGCAGGAGACGGCCAGCATGCCCAGGCCGATGGCCAGCACCCAGCGGCAGTCGACGGCGCGCAGATTGCACAGGGCGGCCACCAGCGGCAGCGCGATCAGCTGCGGCAGCGCCACCATCAGCATCACGGGCGCCGTTTGCAGCGGGCGGTAGGCATGTACCTGCGCCAGGTAGGACGAGGGGATCAGGATCACGGCCAGCAGCACGAACAGCACGCCGCCCAGGGTCAGCAGGGCATGACTGAGGTTGCGCCGCGACAGCAGCTGCAGCTTGAAGAACGGCAGCGGATGCGACCACTCGTTGATGAAAAACAAACCCAGCAGCACGGCGCCGCCGCCCAGCAGCACGCAGATCAGCGGCGAGGCGAACCACGCCAGGCGTTCGCCCTGCAGCAAGCCGACCACCAGCATGCTGATGGCGGGCAGGCCAAGCAGCAGGCCGCGCCAGTCGAACTGGCGCAAGCGTTCGAGGCGCAGCGGGTCTTGCGGTAAGCCCCAGGACACCATCAGCAGGGCGACGATGCTGCCCGGGACGACTTGCCAGAAGGCCCATTGCCAGCCCAGGTATTCGGTCCAGAAGGCGGCCAGCGGCGTGCCCAGGCTGGGGCCGAAAGTGGCGCTCAGCGCATAGCCGCCCAGGCCATACAGCTTGATGTTGGGCGGCAGGAAGCGCAGGGCCACCGTCATCAGCATGGGCGGCAGGGCGCCGCCGGCCGCGCCCTGCACCACGCGCAGAACCATCAGCACGGACAGGTTCGGGGCGAATGGGCACAGCAGGCCGGCGGCCATGCAGACGATGATGGCGGCTGCCGTCAGGCGGCGCAGCGAGAAGGTGACGGAACACCACGGCGCGAACGCCATGGCCGACACCGAGGCGGCCGCATACAGGGCGACGAGCCAGCTGGCGTCGTCGCGCGCGATGTCCATGGCGCCGCGGATGTCGGCCAGCGCGACCTTGGTGATGTTTTCATTCAGGCCGGACACCAGCACGGCCAGCAGCACACCGGCCAGGCCGGTGGCCAGGCGCAGGCCGAAAGCAGGTGGGACGGGAGGCGCGGCCGCAGGGGCGGCGCCGGGAAGGGGTACAGCGGACACAGGGAACTCCGTGGATGAGGATCAGTCCACGCAGTATAGGTAGCCGTTAATATTGTGAAAATTGATAATTAAGGAAGTCTGAATTGCGTCTGACGCAATGATGGGTGAGTTCAGTCCCTAGGTACCTGGCAGCGCGCTGCCGCACAGCTCCTTGATCATGCGGCGCAGCCAGCGGTGCGCATGGTCGTGGTCGAGGCGCGGGTGCCAGGCCTGGAAGACTTCCACGCTGTCGACGGGAATCGGCAGTTCGAAGGTGCGCAGCTTCAGGCCCAGGCGCTCGACGATGGCCAGCAGCGGTGTGGGCATCAGCGGCAGCAGCAGGCGCGAATCGGCCACGGCGAAGATGGCGGACTGGAAGTTGGGGCTGATCAGCGAAACCCGGCGCGTGTAGCCCCGCTCGGCCAAGGCCGTATCGAACGGGCCGCGCGCCAGGCCGCGCCGCGAGACGCTGATATGTTCGTACTCGGTAAAGCTGTCGAGGTTGATGGGGCCGTCGAAGATCGGGTGGTCGCTGCGGGCGATGCCGACAAAGCCGCTGGTAAACAGCTGCTGCAGCTTGATGTCGGGCGCAAAGGCGCGCCGCGCGCTGATATACAGGTCGACGCGGCCCGCGTGCAGGGCGTCGTTTTCCGTGGCGCCATCGCCTTCGGGCACGAAGCGCAGCACCGTGTGCGGCGCGTGCACGGCCAGCAGGTCGCGCAGCTTGCCGCCGTAGGCGCCGACAAACACGTCGTTGGCGCACAGGCTGAAGGTGCGTTCCAGGGTGCGCAAGTCGATTTCACGACCGGACGTGAAGATGGCGTGCGCCTGCTCCACCACGCCGCGCACCTGCTCGCGCAATTCCAGCGCGCGCGGGGTGGGCGCCAGGCCGCGCCCGGAGCGCACGAAGACGGGGTCGCCGATGGCGTCGCGGATGCGCGCCAGGGTGCGGCTCATGGCCGGCGCGCTCAAGTTCATGCGCCGCGCGGCGGCCACGGCGCTGCCTTCCTCGAGCAGGATGTCGAGGGCGACGAGCAGGTTCAGGTCGGGGAGTTTCATGCGCCGATTATAGCCCGGGGGCCAGCGCCGGCGCTGCGCCGGCAGGACGCCGGCGCAACAGGGATGCTACTGCGCGATTACTCGGCTGCCGGCTCGGCGCCGCAGCATTTCTTGAACTTCTTGCCGCTGCCGCAAGGGCAGTCGTCGTTGCGGCCCACTTTCGGCTCTTCGCGCTTCATGGTTTGCACCGGTGCCTTGCGGCGCGGGACCCAGAAACGGTGGATGGCCGGCAGGTTCGCTTCCAGTTCCTGCGCCAGCTTGTGCGCCTTGACCGGGTCTTCCACCAGTTTCAGCTCTTCTTCCTTGATTTCGTCGGCGCCCAGCAGGTAGATAGGCTGCATCAGTTCGGCCACTTCGGAATCCCAGATCTCGTTCCACGAGCCCGGACGCAGTTCCATGCCGTCCCAGAAGCCCCAGCACCACGCTTCGGCGTCGATCAGGGTCTGGCCTTCG is a window of Janthinobacterium rivuli DNA encoding:
- a CDS encoding efflux transporter outer membrane subunit; the protein is MKALILITALGLAGCASVGTDFQRPHHDLGQQWRQAEDARFAAAQDGAIEQRWWDSFGDTTLSSLLQRAAGANLDVLAAASRLEQSRAARGVIGAAQGPSLGANGSYGRARNSEQGLSDPSRNNGQSAYSLWQSNLDAAWELDLWGRVRREVEAADARVDAAQETQRGVLLAVLAETARDYIELRGAQQTLAITQQLLDIARHTLNLTRIRLREGAATQLDEAEAAAHVATIEARLPPLQQREARLGNALALLLALPPQSLRAELAASKEIPVVAMQVQLGVPSSLAERRPDIRRAEAQLHAATAAIGVAQGDFYPRITLSGSIGLQAMQLSDIGWDAKRFAFGPGFSVPLFDGGRLRGKLQLREAQQQEAAIAYRQTVLAAWHEVEDALSGYQANQRRQASLDEAVKQGRRALGSAELQYRQGGTDLINVLHVQNTLLNNEAALVDSRATASLSLVQVYKALGGGWQAFSSTSQGSTP
- a CDS encoding HlyD family secretion protein; its protein translation is MQKPILRSRAFLLGLALLAGALAFCAWQLLFSPSEEGTDDAFVSADYTVLSPKVGGIVRDVLVEDNQAVKAGQLLARIDDRDYQAAAASARAEVAGAEAQLATARATVQRQQSVIEQASTLVDANQAEDKLAQQELARSTHLAGQGAGSVQNAQQAQSRFDVSRARLAQNRAALVATRKQTDILQAQQGAAEAALLRAKASLQRAELDLSHTQLHAPIDGIVGRRAVRVGALVAPGASLMAVVPLNRSFVVANLQETQLTHVRQGQRASIAVDAYPGALLHGTVHSIAPATGVTFAAIAPENATGNFTKVVQRIPVRIALDPGQDGEQRLRVGMSAEVRIDTAMRRQALTQVSAR
- a CDS encoding MFS transporter, with product MSAVPLPGAAPAAAPPVPPAFGLRLATGLAGVLLAVLVSGLNENITKVALADIRGAMDIARDDASWLVALYAAASVSAMAFAPWCSVTFSLRRLTAAAIIVCMAAGLLCPFAPNLSVLMVLRVVQGAAGGALPPMLMTVALRFLPPNIKLYGLGGYALSATFGPSLGTPLAAFWTEYLGWQWAFWQVVPGSIVALLMVSWGLPQDPLRLERLRQFDWRGLLLGLPAISMLVVGLLQGERLAWFASPLICVLLGGGAVLLGLFFINEWSHPLPFFKLQLLSRRNLSHALLTLGGVLFVLLAVILIPSSYLAQVHAYRPLQTAPVMLMVALPQLIALPLVAALCNLRAVDCRWVLAIGLGMLAVSCVLGARMSPDWIRTHFYLLQAVQIFAQPMAVIPLLLLATTGLAPQDGPFASAWFNTIKGMSAVVATGVLDALITRRNHFHSTVLSERLGNLPDAVDVPGLAQRMHAQVVTLTSSDLYLTVAAIALAMIVIIPILPTRVYPPRAA
- a CDS encoding LysR family transcriptional regulator, whose protein sequence is MKLPDLNLLVALDILLEEGSAVAAARRMNLSAPAMSRTLARIRDAIGDPVFVRSGRGLAPTPRALELREQVRGVVEQAHAIFTSGREIDLRTLERTFSLCANDVFVGAYGGKLRDLLAVHAPHTVLRFVPEGDGATENDALHAGRVDLYISARRAFAPDIKLQQLFTSGFVGIARSDHPIFDGPINLDSFTEYEHISVSRRGLARGPFDTALAERGYTRRVSLISPNFQSAIFAVADSRLLLPLMPTPLLAIVERLGLKLRTFELPIPVDSVEVFQAWHPRLDHDHAHRWLRRMIKELCGSALPGT
- a CDS encoding UPF0149 family protein; amino-acid sequence: MQLEQPLSEKEFDELDQFLLSERCSEDAMTMDMLHGYLTAVAIGPEPIMPAEWLPRVWGENAEDAPKFKNSKEEERIVNLIMRFMNEVLVTFEVAPKEFEALFVEHDYEGQTLIDAEAWCWGFWDGMELRPGSWNEIWDSEVAELMQPIYLLGADEIKEEELKLVEDPVKAHKLAQELEANLPAIHRFWVPRRKAPVQTMKREEPKVGRNDDCPCGSGKKFKKCCGAEPAAE